A genomic segment from Garra rufa chromosome 5, GarRuf1.0, whole genome shotgun sequence encodes:
- the ak5l gene encoding adenylate kinase 5, like, which produces MNTNDAKDYLSKRQIPHLFESMLTGLMYHRPEDPLAFLESCLQKTRDLGGPECVAWDTFITPDRKPLPPITSAQGKKAPCKLDSGPCPGPGPYRRYDRLPPIQAQFSIESDSDMTESSGLIQEYDVFDPSKPRPHIIFIIGGPGSGKGTQTAKLAHCYDYEHVSVGEILRNQLLHHAPSDRKWELIAQIIANGELAPQETTIEELKHQFIKKQDAKGFIVDGFPREISQVFTFEEQIGSPDLVVLLACSNQQLRQRLEKRASQQGRPDDNTHAIEKRLDTFKHNITLIAKYYQERGLIVRVDADREEDDIFTDICTIVKERLFPSDTNASSTEDL; this is translated from the exons AGCATGTTAACAGGGCTGATGTACCACAGGCCTGAGGACCCTTTGGCATTCTTGGAGAGTTGCCTGCAGAAAACACGAGACCTCGGGGGTCCTGAATGTGTGGCCTGGGACACTTTCATTACACCTGATCGAAAACCTCTACCACCAATCACCTCAGCGCAAGGAAAGAAAGCCCCCTGCAAACTCG ATAGTGGTCCCTGTCCAGGCCCCGGACCTTACCGCCGATATGACAGGCTGCCACCAATCCAGGCCCAGTTCTCCATAGAAAGTGACTCAGATATGACCGAGTCCTCTGGGCTTATTCAAGAGTATGATGTCTTTGACCCATCAAAACCACGACCACACATCATATTCATCATAG GTGGACCGGGCAGTGGGAAGGGCACCCAGACAGCTAAACTTGCACATTGCTATGATTACGAACATGTGTCGGTGGGGGAAATTTTAAGGAATCAGTTGCTGCATCATGCCCCCAGTGACAGGAAATGGGAGCTGATTGCTCAGATCATTGCCAATGGAGAACTGGCACCTCAG GAAACAACTATTGAAGAGCTGAAACATCAGTTTATCAAAAAGCAGGATGCTAAAGGATTCATTGTGGACGGATTCCCCAGAGAGATCTCACAGGTGTTCACCTTTGAGGAGCAG ATTGGCTCCCCAGACTTGGTAGTCTTGCTCGCCTGCTCCAATCAGCAACTCCGGCAGCGTCTAGAGAAAAGAGCGTCCCAGCAGGGCCGTCCCGACGACAATACTCACGCTATTGAGAAGAGACTAGATACTTTCaaacacaatatcacactcatagccAAGTACTACCAGGAGAGAGGACTTATTGTAAGG GTCGACGCCGATCGGGAAGAAGACGACATTTTCACAGACATTTGCACCATTGTAAAGGAGAGATTGTTCCCTAGTGACACAAATGCA AGCAGTACTGAAGATCTTTAG